CCCCTCTGCTGGTGAAATTGGAGCTTTATACCCGATTTCTTTTCCCCATTTTTGACTTTCAAAGATATATTTTCTGTTGTTCCTCTTCCGCAGCAGGTGagagtttcttttatatttcttcttttgtttaatTAGTTCCTCTtctgtttaatattttgaagcTGTTGATTTGCTGTTGATTAAGAGTTTGAAGCTGTTGATTTGCTGGTATTTCTTGAGACAAATGATTTCACCTATGGcttcttttcttgtttcaatCTTCCTTTCTCTCATTGTCTTATTTTGCTCTCCTTCTGTTTGTTGATCTTCCCCAATAATCAATTCCATTtgttgcttcttcttttttcttaagaaaTGTGGGAATGTTTGTTGTGTACCCTGATAAGAGAAAAAGCTTGTCTTTTGCGGTTAGCATAAAGGGTCTGTTGCTGTTGatgttttgtttctttcatttACCTGTCTTGTTTAACTGTCTTTCATTTACctgttcttaaattttattatgaagcGATGCATACTCAACATGACCCATTTTTGTACCTCTATGTTTGTTATATCATGCTTGAGGAAGTGGCTGGCATAAGGATTCACTTATTTGCAAAAATTCAGAAACGATGACAGCAAAAACTTATGACCTCAACAAGATGAAAATTCTTACATTCAAATTTCCTAGTAGTTGTTCTTTGGAACTTggatatttcttttcttttcttttcctttttttttttttttaaatttgaagattaATACAAGTGTTAAAGGTGAACAattcttgaattttataattatagatTTATATAGGCAACAACAGCTTAAGTCATACTCCTTGGAATCTATTGCTAGAATATACGGTCATTACTCATGGGATACCaagttctaattttttttcctcctAATCTGTTTTAATCCAGTTCTTTAGCAATGTTGGCGTACGTACTAGTAAAAGTTCTAGCGCTTGGCTAACTCATTCATGTTAAATAAGTTCTATGAtgcaatatattttaattgtctgcaaaaaatttatacattgaGATTGTTTTGAATGGCCTCTTTAAGTTTTATGTCATTTAATCTTAAAAGGTTTCCCTATTTTGTGGTGGTCTGTTGATTTGGTTATTAATGGGGGTCCTTCCTGGCCTGTGACTCTGATTTCCTAAATATCTTGTCCCTGTATGAGCTGTTTTCAAGTCTCAATGGTTCAGTTTCTGCATGAATTTATGTTGCATTACAGTGtcgaatgaaaaaaaattagaaatatgcCTTGTGATATTGTGATTTTGTATAAATGCCTGAGTGGATGatatacattataaaatattccGTCTTTTTTCTGAAGCTTTTCTTCTGAATAGAATGAATGGAATTCTTAAGGTAGAAATTATAAATGgagaaaataagaaagaagaTTGTAAAGCTTTTTCTTCCTGGCCATTAATTTTGTCCCAAGAGTAAACTCACCTACCCAAACTTCAAACCAATTATACTATTACCCCACACGTTctaacttaattacaaatgtacGAGGGCAAGAACAAGATGATAATTATAACCCTAATGCTTAAAACAACCAAAACTACCTTAAGTAATACATTCAAAACTACTAACTTTAACTggtataatttttatgaaaagtaGCAAGTTTCGCTTCCCATGTATCCATTAGGACAAATTTTGTGactgaatttttatgattaatgttGAATGCTTGATATTactgtaaattttgaatttttttgatgcGTGGTTTATTCAAACTATTTTTCGTTAGTTTATGAGGTTATCTTTTGACTGAAAACAATGTGGTTAAAGTTGTTTCAATTAATCTTATATTGAAATGAGTTTGGCATCCATGTGGGTTCTAGCCTAGGACTGGTGTTGTGGCATGCTGTACTAGGTTTTGTTCTAACCAGAAATAAGTTTTAGAAATAATGTGCCTACAAAGAAATTTATAGATATCCTGATGGCCAGAAAGGATCACTGTAGTATGACAAATATGGTAGCATGATGACTGCATgctttaagtttatttatttatcttccCTTTTTCGCAGTAAATTATTGTAGCATGAAAAGCTTCATTATTTGGCATTGTTGTTTGCATAGttaaaaaaaggttaatttcatctgttaaaattcttgaattcttGGTTTATTATGCAATAAGttaaagttttatcaaagttttCTCTTAAGgttaaaaaagtttaatatggtttacaatatattttgtaaatgatttacaatatatttaagtttaatatgattgatttacaatatattatttttaaatttatttcccCTTCACTATTTTCAGCTTATTCTCAATCAACCTATTCTGGAATTCCTTGGTTCTTGGGCTTGACAAAGTAAATCCCAAGTTTGTGAGCTTATTACGTTTCTTTTATTGCTTTTGCCTTGGATTCTGAATAGTTGGATGCAGTTAACATTGATGTATCATTTTGCAAAATTCTATtagaggaaaatattttcatacacatttaacatgtaaaattaatattagagGAAAATATTTACGGCCGGGTccattttttggtaaaattaatattagaatatGTATTTTCATACACATGTAAACAAATATACTTATGTgacatttgattttcttgattgctTTACTGCCTTCAATGAATATGTTCGTATACACAATAGATGAGTACTTCGGCGGTTGAAGTTAGTGGTGAAAAGGTGAAAGCAATGTGGGATAAGAGATTGACAGaaatattttgtgatatttgtattaaagaGATATTGAAAGGCAATAGGCCTGGTActcattttataaaagatgGATGGTTGAAAATAATGACCAACTTTGAGAAAGAAACGGGAAAAGGTTTTTCACAAAGACAACTTAAAAATAGGTGGGATGCCCTTAAAAAAGAATCGAAAGCTTGGAAGAAACTTAAAGGCGAAGATACTGGTCTAGGGTGGAATCCTATAAAAAGAACTGTTGATGCATCGGATGATTGGTGGGAGAGTAGGCTACAGGTACATTAATAATTctgaatatttttgtttttttcttatttatgaggTTATTGATAATTACTGTTATTAAACTATCATTTTATATGTAGGTTGTGCCTAAAGCTCAAAAATTTCGAACTTCGGGCATTGATCCCGAATTTGAAGGGAAGTTAGATCAAATGTTCATGGAGATAGTTGCAACAGGAGATAAAGCATGGGCACCTTCTTCTGGTACACTCCGGAGTGATTTTTTTGAGGATGTTACCAACGAAATACCTAAAGAGAATGAAGAAGAGAATATGAGAAATGATGTTCAcattttgaatgatgtttacatttcaaatgatgttcaCATGTCAAATGATGTTCAAATTGATGGGAAcggtcaaaaaagaaaaaacccggAGATATCAAGTTCACATTTTAAAACTGGAAGAAAGAAATCCTCAAAGCAAATTGGAGGGGCTGCAAAATTGTCCagtcaaatagaaaaattatgcaATGCAACTGATAATATGAGTCAAGCCACATCTAGTTTGACTCCTGGTATGGATCCATATGATATTCCGCAAGCAGTCAAAGTGCTTGACAGCATGTCGGAGGAAGTTCCAAAAGCTAGTCCGCTATACTTTTTCGCACTTAAATTATTGCTCAATAAGGACAagcaaattatgtttttatcaattaatcccAAGATTAGAGCTTTGTGGTTTAATTCAGAAATGGAGGATAGTTGAACATTTTCTGATCTTCTAGGGTTCAGAGATATCTATTATGTGACTAAACAACAATGCTAAACTAGTTTTATcaatagttatttatgtttggttttcggatattgaatttatgttctatttatttatgtgtaatGTAGCTTTATTAATAGTTGTTTAGGTctttggatattgaatttatgttctacttaatttatactaaattagttttatcaatagttgtttaaatatgattttggatataaaatttattcacagGTAATGAGTATAGTTGAGAATTACAGCggtgatgaaaatgatgatgaaagggaaaagaaagagattttaCAACGCATGGAATGTTTTAATCGATTATTTGTTGCTGCATCTTCTTCCGTGCAATTATATTACGAGAAGTATATATCGAGGCAACCATGCATGGATTCAAAATAGTCAGGTGAGACATGGATCCGAGAGATCCTCGACGGTCATGAATCACgttgtatgattaattttaggatGTCTAAAACGGTATTCACAAGTTTGTTGAGAGTTTTGGAGACAAGATACAACTTGCAAACTTCAAGAAACATATCTTCTACTGAAATGTtgggaatttttttatacatcttGGGCACCGCCGCAAAAGTTTCCCAatgtcgagaaagatttcaGAGGTATGGATCAACAATAAGTCGACACTTTGCAACTGTGCTTGAGAAAGTTTCAAGGATGGCCACTGATCTAATTGCACCCGAAGATCCTTTTTTTAGCTCAATACCCGAACAAATACGTAATGATTCTAGATATGTACCgcattttaaggttaaaatttaattttatattattatattttaatatttttggttgattaaaaatattcacgagagtaatatgattatttgttcAGGATTGCATTGGTGTAATTGATGGTACTCACATTGCCGCTATTCTTCCACCAAATGAAAAAATTCCCTATATTGGAAGAAAAGGTATCCCGACTCAAAATGTTATGGCagtatgtgattttaatatgtgtttCACCTTTGTCATGGCTGGATGGGAAGGATCGACACATGACACTAGAATATTTCTTGATGTAATTCGAGATCCGAAATATAAATTTCCGCACCCACCAAATGGttagatatttttttatatgtgattttttaaataataaagtataagttCTTTAATTCAGTTTGTTAATAAAGTAAtatgattaattgtttgttatattatgacttctaagaaaatattatcttattgaTTCTGGATATCCTCAAATGAAAGGTTATCTTGGACCATATAGAGGTCAgcgatatcatttacctgacTTTCGTAGAGGTAGACCGGTATCTGGTAAAGAAGATATATTCAATCATTCACATTCATCATTACGTAGCGTGATTGAACGaacttttggtgttttgaaaaaaaaatgggccATTTTAAGGGATATGCCAAGTTATAGTTTTGAGAAGCAAACGATGATCGTTGTTGCTACAATGACGATACACAATTTTATCCGAAAACATGTTGGTCGAAATGATGCAGATTTTATGGAATACGAAGATATTAACTGGGCATATGAGAATATTATTGATTCAGAAAATGCGCATGGTCGAAAAAGTGATgatgacgacgacgacgacgacgatgGTGATGATGACAgtgaattaaacaattcaagtggttttaaaatggaattaacaagagatgctatagcttctagtttaataaattcactttaaattgtaaatgttattgtaaaatttttagtatttatatttgatatataaatattatccctttttaaaacttttatccaaatatatataatattttaattcgttagatttatgttttctatgttatgttagtatatatatgaggtatatattcaaatacactttaaaataaaataataaaatgtgttaaaacattaattaaaaataaaaaataattttataataatataatcgtgtcaatatctaattacaaatatttaatttttatatttaaatatagtttatatattctaattaattttataaataattaatattaattacttagaaatttttaaaattagtattatatattaaaatattaacaataagttataataaattatttttttatatttttgctaaaatatcataatattaatggacattttattcttcaaaagcactttttgacagcaatgtcaaacactcaaatttctcaaaagcacttctcaaaagcaagAAAGAACTGGTTAAACTTCTCAAAAGCTAACAGATGTACCAACTTGGGTAAAAAAAGGTGGTTTAGGTACCActtgtgataaaaaaaataagttttgggTATTAAagtgggaaaaaaataatttaggtatcaatttgtagattaaacttttttttaaaaattagatgtaACGGTTTAAGTAATAAAAGTACCaagttgaaaagaaaattaagtaccacttgtgaccaaaagaaaATTCTGATTGGTAATAGCAGGAAAAAGATAGAGAATAGATAGCCTAAAAAAATTGGGAAAAGTTTTtggaatagtaaaattatattcaatcagtgaaaataatttcaataaaattctgTATCAAATCTTGTTggtgtttaaatgtttaaagtTTTACCAAATCATGAAGTGagttaattttctttatttaaatgtttgtatctaattttatttttatttaaatatttatatttataaattactaGTATGGTTTTACTCACAtggattatttatttgtattaaattaaaggttaaaatatcttttaagtctctttaaattttgtacatttaaaattaatttagtctcCTACTTCTATTTTCAAGAATACAGATCCATCTacttttgaatttcaaaatttaggttcaaTTGTCACCGTTGTTaagattcttttattaaattcattggtttgcatttgaatttttaaaaagaaaatcatttaataataaaataatgatgaaaatactaaataatgatttttttcttaaaacactCATTCAAACtcatgataaaatattttttcattgaagtagtgttttaagaaaaattgatattaacattttgattgaaatagttaGCAATCACTATTTAGACTAATTTATGATGTTAtagaaccaaaataaaaattaaagcatataaattaaatatcaaatttcagcAAATCTCTTagtatattcaaattatatataatcacataataaattaacaaaaaatgagGACATTAATTACtggaattaattaataatattataaaaataaaaattaatttatgttaaaattaaaataaaaaaactgaaatttgataatttttatatttatatcatgttaatattaatttattattattaaatttaattttcaaatttttatatcatgttgtagtaatattttatatataatggcATAATTTTCACACAAAAACACTTGATTCAAACAGCCCATTTAATGATCTTTTGCATATGGAAATGGGATTAGGTTATTTAAGGGTTTTACTTGTTTCATCCCAAAATGACAGAGGCATAAGAGAAATGAATATAATTTGACTTACAAATGCATTGAATAATTTGTTAaaggaaaaagatgtaaaacaTTAGGCAGCAAATACTAGGATTCATTAAAAGTAAAGAGTCATGAAATTGAAATCTAACTACATTATAGCTAGCATTAGACAGCAGTCTTTTTCAAACACATAAATGGAAATTCCTTCCTCAACTTCCTACTTAGTAAGTCCACATGCAATCAAGCTCAGTAGGACCTATATTGGACATCTTGCCATCAGCAACAGAACCACTGTTTCCTTCCTCAGAAACAGCTCCCCAGTTCGCTGATGAACCACCGTCAAGTGGTGGTGCCGCCCCCGCCAATGTTGGCTCCGAGAAATAGAAAGGGAGCTGCAAATTCTCCTCGAGAGACCTCAAGCTTGGAAACACTGGAACACCCACATTTCTTGTGTACCTTGCAATTGAATCAAAACTGTTATTCATCTGGGGTGGGGTTGGCAATGCAAGGTCGAATCCGCTGTGGTAGCCAGGAAGGGTGGCTGACGAGGTGGCAGCAATGGTGGAGAAACAGGACACGTGCTCGGATTGGTTATGGCTGTCGTAAGAGCAGCTGTCACGGTCAGTGAGGGAAGCACCGGTAGCGGTACCACTGCCAGTAGCATTGGTGGTATCCAGGAGCGGTGGAAGAGAGACCGAGGAAGGTGAGCTTGGTTCTTGGTAGAGCACCATGGAAGCGGCGCTCATGGGGGCCTTCTTGGCTCCTCCGCTGCTCTTCTGAAAGACCCTGGATATTACCCACTCATCCTggaataactttaaaaaaaaaaccttagtGTTGCATCAAATAGTTAATAGTTCTCTTTTCATCCAAGCAACTAGAAGTTAACGCAACAGTGAAACAACATCTAGAGGTTCCAAATTACCATGAAAATGGAAGATAATGGTACAATGGCCAAATACTTCATAAACGAGATTTGAGGGGGTGTTTTTCATTGGATTTCGTGTTAAAAGAAGAGTGAAAATGGGAAACTGTATGGTACTGAGTTCTTGCGTGTTAAATGGTAATCTTAACATGGATTCAGGGAAAGCCATTCAATTGTAAAAACGTGAAAATCAGAAAGATAACATTTGCTTTTTAACTTACAGATTAGAGAGATTCAGTTCACTGCTAGAAGTCCAAAGACTAAAAACACCTTTTTAAGAGACCATATTACTGTTAATCTTACATTTTCAGTGTTAATCTGAAAAGCAAGGCTAGAAAGCTTTTTatgggaaaaaaagaagaaaagaacagTAACAAGGGTTGGCTATGACACAGATTAATGAGTTTCAGTTCATTGTTCAAAGAACCATTGCTTTAACAGGCAATGTTACTGAAAAAACCTAGATTTTCAGCAGCAAAATGGGAAATGGCAAAGGTTTTCACGATTGGAATGAGTGAGAAAAAACTTGAAGTTTATAATTTCATATGCCAGATTAATAGTTTGCCTTTGTAAGCAAAACCATGACTACAATTAACTTACAATCCACACACAATTGCCTTATAATAAGGCTAACCTCATCTTATCATTCCTCATTTAGGTTAGAGTACTATCCAAAGATTGATCAGTTAGATGAAAAACTTCAACAAAACATTAGACTGATCaacaagtttatcatactaaaagAAGCAGTCAAGTGAGAGGAAAAGGGAAGGATAGAGAGAAACCTTGGAGCTTCTAGAGAGATAATGGTAAGCAAATTTGCCTTCAAGGCGATATTCATGCATGACCCAGTTGCTTTTCTCTCCTTTAGGAGCTCTTCCTCTATAGAAAACCAGAGTTTTCTTCATTCCAACAAGTGCACAAGTCTTTGAACTATAAATCTCCCTATCTTTCCCAGTAGCTTTCCAGT
The nucleotide sequence above comes from Gossypium raimondii isolate GPD5lz chromosome 13, ASM2569854v1, whole genome shotgun sequence. Encoded proteins:
- the LOC105782845 gene encoding protein CUP-SHAPED COTYLEDON 2 isoform X2 → MDSYHHFDNGETHLPPGFRFHPTDEELITYYLVKKVLDRSFTGRAIAEVDLNKCEPWELPDRAKMGEKEWYFFSLRDRKYPTGLRTNRATEAGYWKATGKDREIYSSKTCALVGMKKTLVFYRGRAPKGEKSNWVMHEYRLEGKFAYHYLSRSSKDEWVISRVFQKSSGGAKKAPMSAASMVLYQEPSSPSSVSLPPLLDTTNATGSGTATGASLTDRDSCSYDSHNQSEHVSCFSTIAATSSATLPGYHSGFDLALPTPPQMNNSFDSIARYTRNVGVPVFPSLRSLEENLQLPFYFSEPTLAGAAPPLDGGSSANWGAVSEEGNSGSVADGKMSNIGPTELDCMWTY
- the LOC105782846 gene encoding L10-interacting MYB domain-containing protein, whose product is MSTSAVEVSGEKVKAMWDKRLTEIFCDICIKEILKGNRPGTHFIKDGWLKIMTNFEKETGKGFSQRQLKNRWDALKKESKAWKKLKGEDTGLGWNPIKRTVDASDDWWESRLQVVPKAQKFRTSGIDPEFEGKLDQMFMEIVATGDKAWAPSSGTLRSDFFEDVTNEIPKENEEENMRNDVHILNDVYISNDVHMSNDVQIDGNGQKRKNPEISSSHFKTGRKKSSKQIGGAAKLSSQIEKLCNATDNMSQATSSLTPGMDPYDIPQAVKVLDSMSEEVPKASPLYFFALKLLLNKDKQIMFLSINPKIRALWFNSEMEDS
- the LOC105782845 gene encoding protein CUP-SHAPED COTYLEDON 2 isoform X1; the protein is MDSYHHFDNGETHLPPGFRFHPTDEELITYYLVKKVLDRSFTGRAIAEVDLNKCEPWELPDRAKMGEKEWYFFSLRDRKYPTGLRTNRATEAGYWKATGKDREIYSSKTCALVGMKKTLVFYRGRAPKGEKSNWVMHEYRLEGKFAYHYLSRSSKLFQDEWVISRVFQKSSGGAKKAPMSAASMVLYQEPSSPSSVSLPPLLDTTNATGSGTATGASLTDRDSCSYDSHNQSEHVSCFSTIAATSSATLPGYHSGFDLALPTPPQMNNSFDSIARYTRNVGVPVFPSLRSLEENLQLPFYFSEPTLAGAAPPLDGGSSANWGAVSEEGNSGSVADGKMSNIGPTELDCMWTY